The window TCAATAATAATCGCATCAGCACGTTCTATATCCTCCACCACGTTATGACCATATTTTTTTAACTTTGCCTTTAAAATAGCACAATCGGCAATATTTTTCGGACACCCTAAAACTTCTACGTAGAAATTCATTTATTTTTTCCCTCACTTAGTTTTAAATACCTTTTTCTTTTTTCCAAGTACATTGTTCTTATTTTCTCCAGTTCTTCTTTATATTCCTTTTCTTTGTAATTGGGATAAGTAAAATCATAATCTTTCCATACGCCGTTGATATACATGAGTGTTGGTTCAGCATAGATTCCTTTCCCTATATAAATTCTATGTGGCCACATTTTCGTAGTCGCAAGAACAAACTGCATATGATGTATATAACCCGGATCAATGTTAAATCTTCTATTTCCATTTACCGCAAACTTTTGTTCGATGTCGTTTGTGATATTTTTTATATCAGCTAATTGATATGGATGAATAAGTCTTTCAAAACTTATTAATATCCCTTTTACTCCTTCTCCCATCTCTTTGTTGTAGTATAAAGTATATTTTTCAAAATCTAAAATATCAGAAATATAATCAATAGGGCCAAAATTTCCTATCAAAGTATCTTTCACTTCATCAAACCAATATTCCACCTGAGATGAAAAAAAGAACATCACCAAATTTACCAAGTCTACTCGTCTTATTTTCCCCATTTTATCACCACCCGGTACTCGTCCATTAAAACCTTCTTTATTTTTTTATCAATTTTTTCAAATAAAGCAGGACCTTTTATATAATACTCTCCTATATCTAAACTGGTTTCTTTTAAAGGGGTTCCATTTATTTCAACATAATTTTTAATTGCTTTTACTTTGACAATTGGAGTATTCTGCACTTTAAAAAATATAACTAATGACAGAACAAACAAAAATACAGAAATGAAAAATATTAAATAAGGAACTAAATAAAAACTTACAACTTTCTTTTTCTTCTCATCATCTTTTGCTACATTCTCGCTCTTTTCTTTTTTTCCAGCTAGATATAAAGACTCTAAATTCTCTTCAATTCCCAAAAATTTTTTCAACTTTCTCAAGTGATTCTTGACATATATTTCTGGTCCAGAAAAGTCTCCACTTAAATACTTAGCTAAGGTATTTTTATCTATACCTAGTTTTATAGAAATATGCAATAAAGATAAATTAGAGGATTCTACCTCTTTTTTTAAAATACTTGATAAAATTTCCCATTCACTTTTTTCCATAATCAATTTATATTATACTCTAAATATACAACTATATGCAAGTAATTAATTATTCTCTATAAATATACTTTAGTAAAGTTGGGAGAAGACTCAAACTTAAAAACGAACTTGAAATCATCGTAACCCACATAATCATGACAAGATATTCATGTATTTTAAATGGCGATAAAACGAGTACAGATAACCCTATTGCAAGTCCCAATGCATTTGCAAGTATAGGTTTAGATGTAGTTTTATACGTTTCTTCTATCACAATATTAATATCTTTAAATTTTTTCAGATTATAACCAAAGCTTTCGACAAAATGTATTGCATAATCTATACCAACTCCTACAACAATACTCCCCATAGTTGCTGTTATAATACTCAATTTTATTCCCGTAAATCCCATAAAACCAAATAATATAACTAATGTCAAACTAATGGGTATAATTGAAACAAAAGCTTTCACAAAATTCTTGAACCTTAAAAGAACAATTAGAAATACTATCAGAACCGCAACAAATAAAGATAAAATTTGTTGGGGTACAATGATTTCATTCATCTCCTTCATTATATAAGGAACTCCTGTAACTTTAATAGGAGGTTCCATTACTTCTTCTATTTCATTTAATTTCTCTTTTGTAATTTCGTTTGGAAATATCAAAATTCTTCCAGCTTTTTCGTCTCTGTTTAGAAAATTCGTATATATATTTGGAATTAAATTTAATAAGATTTTAACTTGTGCAATATTTTCAGGATAACCTTTTCTTTTCAAAATTTTTTCATTAATGTTTGTAACAAAATCATAAAAAGAAACCACTTTGTTTCCATCTTCCCTTAATTGTTCTTCAATTCTTAAAACTTTATCAGCAAATTCCGGAGTGATAGGATCAAAATCCGTTTCGAAATAAGCAAAAACTGGCACAGTCATACCATAAACATCCTGCACAACATCTATGTTTTTCTTTACTTGAGTCCTATCTTTGTACATATCTATCATATAAAACTCTGTATTAATTCTAAATATTCCTGGGAAAAATACTAAGAACAACAATAGTGAAATTACTACAGATTTTTTTCCAAGAAATCCTTCAAAAAACATTGCTATTTTACTTCCCTTTTGTTCAACTTTAATCTCACTGTGCAATAAAATTATCGGAATGAAAAGCCAAGTAGCTATCCCTGCAAATGCTATACCTATACTACTCAAAATCGCAAGTTCCGCAAGTGCTTCAGAATTTATAAATGCTAAAGACAAAAATCCGGCAATAGTTGTGACTGTTGTCAAAATCATAGCAACACCTGTACTCAATAAAGTTTCTGCAAGTGCCTCGTCTTTTGTACGATTCTTTTTTAAATCTATATAGTGTGAAACAAAATGTAATCCATCAGCACTTCCCATTACTATAGTAAAAATAGGTGCCAAAATAGTTAGAATAGATATCTCGCCTTTATACCAACCAATAAAGCCCATTGTCCATAAAGCACCTATTCCCGCGGGAAAGACGGAAAAAAACGTTGCCTTCAAACTACCCAATCGCCATCTAAAAACCAAAAATACAGTCAAAATTGCAAGTGGAGGCAAAGAAAAGATAAAATATAACATATAATCAAATATTTTTTCTTCAAGGTATTTCGTTCCTGCAAAATAGTGGGGAGTATCTTTTAAAATATTTTCTAAACTTTCGATTATTTTCCCATTCTTGGGGATCACATAAAACATTACATAATACTTTCCATTCTTTTCCACGATATTTTCAGTATTTATTTGCTTTAAAAAATTCAAAACGTACTTATAGTTATCTTCATTGATTTCCGAAACATTAATTTTTCTAAATCCCACAGGGATCTCATCTGGTATTGGGGAAATAACACTTAAAACATTAGATAACTTTCTGATTTGCTTTTCTATTTCTTTAATTCTTTTTAACCCATCTATTGAATATGGATTAGTATTTAGCTCTAATACGACATTGACCTGATCATTTGATTGAAATACTTTTTCCATTCTGTTCAGAATTTCCATATATTCTGAATTTTTAGACATAAACAAAGTAAAATCTGGATTTATTTTGACTCTAAAAAGACCTATAAAAAAGAAAACATTAAGTAAAACTAGGACAATCATTAAAATCCTGCCATATTTTTTAAAAAAATCTACATAGGTTTTCATGACTATTCCTCCCTAATGTATTTTATAAATTCAATTAATTCAACTTTAAATATCCCTCCACTTTTTAGTGACCTCTCCATTACGTACAGTTTTTTAATTATATCCTTTAAAGTAGTTACACCGTAAATTTTAAGGTGATTTTTTGGTTGAAAATCTTGTCCGGAAAATTTAAATCCTAAAAATCTAGAAACTTTTGATAAACTTATTCCAAGTTTTTTTGAAATACTTTTTATTTCAGGCCAAATATACTTTTCTTTGTACTCTACATTCAACATAATGTTAAACAATTCTATAAAATGTTTTGAAAGTACAAACATAATTATTTTTGGTTCAAAATCTTTTAAAATGTCGTCTAAAACACTATAAGCGAAATCACTTTTTTCAGAAATTAAAAAGCAAAATTCGTCTAATTTTGAAACAGCATACTTATGAACAAATTTCTTTGCCAAATCTATATTTATTTTCTCATCCAACACTTTTAATTTTTTTATTTCATTGTATATTGCTAATTCATTAGCACCAATAACTTCGAACAAGTATTCAGGAACGTTTGATTCATACTCTATTTTTTCTCTCGTTAATAGTTCTTCTATATACGAAATCCATTCGCTTTTTTTCCATGGCTCCGGAACTGTGAATTTTTTTGACTTAATATTTTCACTCTTCTCAGACTTAATATTTTCATTCTTCTCACTTAACTGTTTTTCTGTTCTTACAAAAACTGTCACATTCTCAGGAATGCTTAAACTTAATAAATTTTTCTTTTCAGCCGATTTCCACTTGTCAAAATCTACTAAATCAATAACTGTTTTTTTCGAAAAAAGACTAATATTTCTTGCTTTTCCAGATATAATTTCTATTTTATCTCTATCATCTGAATAAAGCCTTATATATTCCGTGTTTTGATTCAAAAAACTTTTAATGTAAAGTTCCTTTTTTAAAACTGAATTGCCATACAAATTAATAAGAGGCACATTTTCACCTCTCCAATCTTAAACAATTATTTTAATGACTAACAACCCATGTTTTTTATTTTATCATAAAATAACTTTTTGTTGTATAATTTAAAAAAGTGGAAAATAAATGACAAATAAATAAGGAGGAAGATATGTTAGAAAGATGCACCCTCTGTCCAAGAAATTGTAAAATAAACAGGTATAAACAAAAAGGAGTTTGTGGAGTTAAAGATCAAATATTAGTTTCTAATATTTTACTTCACAAAGGTGAAGAGCCACCAATTTCAGGTAAAAATGGAGCAGGCGTTGTATTTTTTTCTGGTTGTCCTATGAAATGTGTTTACTGTCAAAACATGGGATTTTCTCAAAAAGGTGTTGGAAAAGAAATCTCTGTTGAAAAACTTGCAGAAGCATTTTTAATCCTTCAGGAAAATGGGGCCCAAACTCTTGATTTAGTTACTCCGACTCCTCATGTTTTAGGTATAATTGAAGCTTTAGAAATAGCTAGAAAAAGAGGATTTAACCTTCCTGTAGTATACAACACTTCCAGTTATGAAAATATCGAAACATTAGAGTTAATGAGAAATTACGTAGATATATACCTTGCAGATATAAGATACACAAATTCATATTATGGTGAGATTTACTCTAAAGCACCAAACTATTGGGAAATAGCTCAAGTTGCTATAAAAGAAATGTACAAACAAGTGGGACCATTCAGTGAAGAAAAAGGAAAAGGCTTAATCATAAGAATTCTTGTCCTTCCTAATAAAATCTCAGGACATTTTGAAGCTATGAGATTTGTAGCAAATCTTGATATTGAAATCCCTATATCATTGATGTCTCAATATATGCCTGTTTTTGGTGCAAAAAACGATCCTTTACTTAATAGAAGAATTACAAAAGCAGAATATCAAGAGGCTATTGAATATATGGAACTTTTAGGCTTAAGAGGATGGGTTCAAACAAATGAAAAAGAAAAACTTACAACAAAGGGCGTGAAATGGTTATGAAAATAGTTAATCCCTCTGCTACTCTACCTATCTCAGTTACTTATTCTTGCGCCATGAACTGTAAACATTGCGGTGGAGTATATATAAAAAGTATGGTTCACATTTCAAATATGGAAAAATATGTAAAAAGATATAATTCTTTCCTAATTAGTGGCGGAATGACAAAAGATGGGAAGATACCATTTAAAAGTTATCTTCCCAAACTTTTTGAACTAAAACAGAAATATCATTTGACATATAATTTTCATATTGGTTTTCCAAAAGCCCCTCCTTTCGAAATCGATAAAATAGCTGATGTAATTAGCTTTGACTTTTTTTCTGATCCAGAAATTTTAGAAGAAATCTATGGAATTAAAAGAACTCCAAATGATATTTTAAATTCTGTATTGCCTTTAAAGACACGAAAAGTTCCACATATAACAATAGGAATTTTATGCGGCAAAATAACACACGAAATAGAAAGCATCAAAATTTTAAGTAAATATTTTGATACAATAGTATTGAACATACTTATCCCAACAAAAAATACTATATATGAAAAATGTACTCCTCCAAAGATTGAAAATGTTAAAGAGGTTTTTAAAGAAGCAAATAAAAGATTTAAAAATGTAATTTTAGGTTGCATGCACCCTCATGGAAAATATCGAGAAAAACTTCTTTTAGAAATTTCCGACTATCTTAACATCTTTGTTAATTCTGCAAGTAAAGAATATGATTTTAAGGGATGTTGCTCACTCTTCGAAGTAAAAAAGGAAAAAAACAAGGAGGTTAAATTGTGAAAATAATAGGAGTAGATCTTGGTGGAACTTTCACAAAAATTGGCCTTGTAGATTCTAATACAGGTAAGATCATTAAAAAAAAGGAAATAGAAACAATGGTAGAGCTTGGAGGAGATGCTGTAGTTAAAAGAATATCAGAAGGTATTAATGAACTCGTTGGAAGCGAAACATATGAAGCTGTTGGAATTGGTTCACCAGGCTCAATTGATATAGAAAACGGAATTGTTCGATTTTCACCAAATTTTCCAGATTGGATAGACTTTCCACTTGGGCCTAAGCTATCGAACTTATTAAATAAAAAAGTTTACGTTGAAAATGATGCAAATTCATTTGCTTTGGGAGAAAAGTGGTTTGGCGCTGGCAAAGGAAAAAAACATATAATTGTATTGACGTTAGGAACAGGTGTGGGTGGTGGAATAATATCTCATGATATTCTTATCACCGGTGCAAACGGTATTGGCGCGGAACTTGGGCATGTCATAATTAATCCTAAAGGTCGATTATGTGGGTGTGGAAATTACGGTTGTTTGGAAGCTTATGCTTCTGCCACTGCAATTATCAAAATGGCATACGAGGGACGCAAAAAATTTCCTGACTCAATCATATTCAAAAACGATAAAGTTACAGCTAAAGCTGTCTTTGACGCCGCAAAATCAAATGATAGGCTTGGGTTGATAATAAGAGACGAAGTAGTCGAAGCACTTGCTGTTGCAATTGCCAGTTTTATTCACACTTTCAATCCAGAAGTTGTCATAATCGGTGGTGGAATTTCAAAAGCAGGAGAATTTTTATTTAAGCCATTAAAAAGTAGAGTTAATGAACTTGTTATGCCTTCTTTTAAAAATTCATTTGAAATAATACAAAGTCCTTTAGTAGAAAATGCAAGTATATTGGGGGCTGCTTCAATTGTTTTACAACGAAGAAAAACAACTTGAAAAATTTGATATTTATTGCATTGGAAAAACAAATCTCGACATTTTTTATTATGTTAATTCTATTAAACTTGAAGAAAATCACATTGCAAATGAATTTTATTATTATGTTGGCGGAAAAGCTACCAATGTTGCCATAAATCTTTCCAACCTGGGATTAAAAGTAGCTTTAATTTCAGTAATTGGAAAAGATATTTTTGGAAATAAAATCCTTGAAATATTGAAAAATAAAAATATTACATTTTTAGGTAAAACAATTGAGGAAGATACTGCTATAACAAGTATAATAGTAGACAAAAATGGTAAAAACACAATGTTTCACAACCTTGGAGCAAACTCGAAATTCTCTCCAGATTTAATACCAGATAAATTGGATTTTTCATTCATACAATCAGGAATTGATTGTAATTCAATTATAAAGACCATAGATGCTTCAAAAAATGTTTTCTTAGAACTTTCCGAAACTTCTCAATTTGAAAAATTGAAATATCATCTTAAAAAAATTAAATACGTTTCGTTAAATGAACATGAAATAAATAGTATTTTTAGAACTAATAATACTGAAAAAAATTTGGAACTTCTCTCAAAATTCGCTAATAATATATTGCTAAAAGTGGGGGAGAAGGGCCTAATTTACCTAGATGAACATGGAAAATTATACACCATCCCTGCCAAAAAAATAAATGTAAAAAATTCTACGGGTGCTGGTGATGCCACATCCGCAGCTTTTATCTACGGGATTCTTAAAAATTGGCACATTGAAAAAGTTCTTTCGTTTTGTATTGAGTATTCAACTCAAATTTTAAGAAGTAAATTTTCAACTTAAGGGGGGAGAAAATTGAAACTTTCTAACAAAATCACCAGAAAAGAGAAGTTAGCGTATGGAATACACATGCTTTGGATAGAAAATGAACTAGTTGCAAAAAATGCAAAAGCAGGTCAATTTGTAATATTCAGAATTTATGAAAACGGAGAAAGGATTCCAATAACAATAGCTGGTACTAAAAACAATGAGTTTAGAGTAATTGTTAAGGCTGTTGGCAAAAGCACATATGAACTATGTCGTTTAAGAGAAGGAGATTACATTCAAGATGTAGTAGGACCGCTAGGTCAACCAAGCGAAATAAGAAAATACGGTAATGTTTTAGTTGTTGGTGGAGGAGTAGGTATAGCAACTATCATTCCTATTGTCAATGAATTGAAAAAACATAACAACAAAGTAGATGTAATATTAGCTGCAAGAAACAAAAATTATTTTATTCTTGAAGAAGAATTTCATGAAGTTGATAATCTCTATTTTGTAACTGATGACGGAAGTAGGGGATTTAAAGGTTTTGCTCATGAAATGATGGAAAAACTACTAAAAGAAAAAAATTATGACGTAGCTTGGGCAATTGGTCCTTCTTTGATGATGAAAGCTTGTTCTGATATAAGTAGAAAATATAATTTAAAAATTTGGGTTTCGCTTAACGCTATAATGGTTGATGGAACAGGAATGTGTGGAGGATGTAGAGTAAAAATAAATGATGAATTAAAATACACTTGTGTAGATGGTCCCGAATTTGACGGAAGATTTGTTGACTGGGAAAGCTTCAACACTAGATTAACACAATATAAAGAAGAAGAAAAGCTTGCACTTAAAAAATATCTTGAAAAGGTAGGCGATCCTATATGGCTATAAAAGAAAGAACAAAACCAATTGAAAGAAACCCTAAGGAAAGAGCAAAAGATTTTGATGAAGTTTCTCTAGGCTTTGATGAAAAAAGAGCGGTTGCTGAAGCAAAAAGATGTTTACAGTGTAAAATCCCTACCTGTATAAAAGGGTGTCCTGTAGGCATAGACATACCTGGTTTTATAAAACAAATTGCCGAAAAAAACTTTGAAAAAGCTTATAAAATTTTAAAAAAATATAATTCTTTACCAGCTATCTGTGGAAGAGTTTGTCCACAAGAAGTTCAATGTGAAAGTGCTTGTGTTTTGAATAAAGTCAACCAACCTATTTCAATTGGGAACCTTGAAAGATTTGCAGCTGATTGGGCTTTTAAAGAAAATATTAATGATGAGATAAAAATTGAAAAGAAGAAAAAGCAAAAAATTGCTGTAATAGGATCGGGGCCAGCTGGGCTCACCAATTCAGCTGAACTCGCCAAAAGAGGTTATTCTGTTGATTTATATGAAGTCTTTCATACCGCGGGTGGTGTGTTAGTATACGGAATCCCTGAATTCAGATTACCCAAAGAAATCGTTAAAAAAGAAGTAAAATTTTTAGAAATGCTTGGAGTTAATATCTTGTTAGATATTCCTGTGGGATTTGCAATACATCCAAGAGAATTACTTGAAAATTATGATGCAATTTTTATTGGTGTTGGAGCTGGTACACCTAAATTTATGGGAATAGAAGGAACCGAACTTAACGGCGTTTATTCTGCAAATGAATTTCTCACAAGAATTAATTTAATGAAGGCATACAAATTTCCCAACACAGACACTCCTGTAAAATTTGCCAAAAAGGTTGTAGTCATAGGTGGTGGTAATACTGCAATGGATGCTGCTAGAAGTGCGTTAAGATTGGGAGCAGATGTGACAATTGTCTATAGACGAAGTGAAAAAGAAATGCCTGCAAGAAAAGCTGAAATACATCATGCGAAAGAAGAAGGAATAAAATTCTTAACTCTTACTCAACCAATAAGGTATATTGGCGAAAAGGGAAAACTAGTTGGAATTGAATGTGTAAAAATGAAACTTGGAGAGCCCGATGAAAGTGGCAGAAGAAGACCCATACCTATTGAAAATAGTAATTTCATTATTGAAACAGAACTAGCTATTGAAGCAATTGGTACACAATCAAACAAGTTTCTTTTATCTCAATTCAAAGGGTTGAACTTAAATAAATGGGGCTATATTGTAACAGATGAAAACGGACAAACAAGTCTTCCAAAAGTATTTGCTGGAGGTGATATTGTAACTGGTTCTGCAACAGTAATACTTGCAATGGGAGCTGGTAAAAAAGCAGCATATTCCATTGATAAATTTTTAAATTCATAAAAGATTAGAAAAAAGCTTTTTTACATTTAATTAATAGTCCTTAATATTTAATTGCACTAAATTTGATAAAATTAATAGTAGGTACAAAAAAGAAGTAAGAAAATGAAATTGAGAAACCTGATATTAAAAGGAGGTGGGAAAATGAGATTAAGAAACGTAATATTTCTTGTAACTGCTTTACTTTTGGTCTTATTCGGATGTATGCTAAATAACCCTCTACAAAACCAAACATCAACTGTTGAAGTTCTCCTTACTGACAAACCTGTATCAGATGTTGACAAATTATTAGTACACATTGTAGAGTTTTCCTATCATTATTCATATGAGGATGCTTCTGGAAATGAAATAGGTGTTTGGGCTACACCTACTAACGTAGCAACAATTGTAGATATACTCTCTCTTGCTGGCACTGAAGTTTCTTGGTTAACAGTTGACATACCAACCCCAGCTACAATTACCCAGTTAAGATTTTATATAGACAACGCAACTGTAACTGTTAGCGGTGTGGATTATCCTGTAACCATACCAAATCCTGAGGTTAAAATTCCGCTCATAAATATATTTGTTTCTGATAGTGGTCAATTAATTCTTGATTTTGATGTTTTAAAATCGTTAAATTACGTACCAGGTACCGGAGAATATAGACTTAAACCTGTATTTAGACCCACATTTAGAAGGGGAGAAGTATATAAAATTTCTGGACTCGTAACGGAAAGTTCAATGCCAGTTACCTCTGCATATGTGGCATTATTTGATACAAATGAATCTACCGTTTTGAGAACAACCCTAACAAAATCTGATGGTCACTTTTGTTTAGGTAAATGGAAAAATGGAGATTACGTAATTAAAGTTTACAAAATTACTGATTTGGGCACTAACATTACAAATATAAGTGAAGATGCTTCACAAACTGTTACTATCAATGGAGAAGATGCTTTTGTAACGATAGATATCCCCACAATTTGAACCTTGGAGTTCTCCAAATAGTAGAATAGTACATACGTAATTAATTAAGTTGGCTCCAGTGCTTACTGGAGCCTTATTTTTTTTTATTTTAAAATTTTTTCATATTATTTCTTAACCTCTATCTCTATATTATTCCCCTAAATCTATTAAAAGCTGATTTTTCAAAACAATTC of the Thermosipho atlanticus DSM 15807 genome contains:
- a CDS encoding DUF4416 family protein, with product MGKIRRVDLVNLVMFFFSSQVEYWFDEVKDTLIGNFGPIDYISDILDFEKYTLYYNKEMGEGVKGILISFERLIHPYQLADIKNITNDIEQKFAVNGNRRFNIDPGYIHHMQFVLATTKMWPHRIYIGKGIYAEPTLMYINGVWKDYDFTYPNYKEKEYKEELEKIRTMYLEKRKRYLKLSEGKNK
- a CDS encoding helix-turn-helix domain-containing protein, which translates into the protein MIMEKSEWEILSSILKKEVESSNLSLLHISIKLGIDKNTLAKYLSGDFSGPEIYVKNHLRKLKKFLGIEENLESLYLAGKKEKSENVAKDDEKKKKVVSFYLVPYLIFFISVFLFVLSLVIFFKVQNTPIVKVKAIKNYVEINGTPLKETSLDIGEYYIKGPALFEKIDKKIKKVLMDEYRVVIKWGK
- a CDS encoding efflux RND transporter permease subunit — encoded protein: MKTYVDFFKKYGRILMIVLVLLNVFFFIGLFRVKINPDFTLFMSKNSEYMEILNRMEKVFQSNDQVNVVLELNTNPYSIDGLKRIKEIEKQIRKLSNVLSVISPIPDEIPVGFRKINVSEINEDNYKYVLNFLKQINTENIVEKNGKYYVMFYVIPKNGKIIESLENILKDTPHYFAGTKYLEEKIFDYMLYFIFSLPPLAILTVFLVFRWRLGSLKATFFSVFPAGIGALWTMGFIGWYKGEISILTILAPIFTIVMGSADGLHFVSHYIDLKKNRTKDEALAETLLSTGVAMILTTVTTIAGFLSLAFINSEALAELAILSSIGIAFAGIATWLFIPIILLHSEIKVEQKGSKIAMFFEGFLGKKSVVISLLLFLVFFPGIFRINTEFYMIDMYKDRTQVKKNIDVVQDVYGMTVPVFAYFETDFDPITPEFADKVLRIEEQLREDGNKVVSFYDFVTNINEKILKRKGYPENIAQVKILLNLIPNIYTNFLNRDEKAGRILIFPNEITKEKLNEIEEVMEPPIKVTGVPYIMKEMNEIIVPQQILSLFVAVLIVFLIVLLRFKNFVKAFVSIIPISLTLVILFGFMGFTGIKLSIITATMGSIVVGVGIDYAIHFVESFGYNLKKFKDINIVIEETYKTTSKPILANALGLAIGLSVLVLSPFKIHEYLVMIMWVTMISSSFLSLSLLPTLLKYIYRE
- a CDS encoding DNA polymerase III subunit delta, with the translated sequence MPLINLYGNSVLKKELYIKSFLNQNTEYIRLYSDDRDKIEIISGKARNISLFSKKTVIDLVDFDKWKSAEKKNLLSLSIPENVTVFVRTEKQLSEKNENIKSEKSENIKSKKFTVPEPWKKSEWISYIEELLTREKIEYESNVPEYLFEVIGANELAIYNEIKKLKVLDEKINIDLAKKFVHKYAVSKLDEFCFLISEKSDFAYSVLDDILKDFEPKIIMFVLSKHFIELFNIMLNVEYKEKYIWPEIKSISKKLGISLSKVSRFLGFKFSGQDFQPKNHLKIYGVTTLKDIIKKLYVMERSLKSGGIFKVELIEFIKYIREE
- a CDS encoding radical SAM protein, producing MLERCTLCPRNCKINRYKQKGVCGVKDQILVSNILLHKGEEPPISGKNGAGVVFFSGCPMKCVYCQNMGFSQKGVGKEISVEKLAEAFLILQENGAQTLDLVTPTPHVLGIIEALEIARKRGFNLPVVYNTSSYENIETLELMRNYVDIYLADIRYTNSYYGEIYSKAPNYWEIAQVAIKEMYKQVGPFSEEKGKGLIIRILVLPNKISGHFEAMRFVANLDIEIPISLMSQYMPVFGAKNDPLLNRRITKAEYQEAIEYMELLGLRGWVQTNEKEKLTTKGVKWL
- a CDS encoding radical SAM protein translates to MVMKIVNPSATLPISVTYSCAMNCKHCGGVYIKSMVHISNMEKYVKRYNSFLISGGMTKDGKIPFKSYLPKLFELKQKYHLTYNFHIGFPKAPPFEIDKIADVISFDFFSDPEILEEIYGIKRTPNDILNSVLPLKTRKVPHITIGILCGKITHEIESIKILSKYFDTIVLNILIPTKNTIYEKCTPPKIENVKEVFKEANKRFKNVILGCMHPHGKYREKLLLEISDYLNIFVNSASKEYDFKGCCSLFEVKKEKNKEVKL
- a CDS encoding ROK family protein; the encoded protein is MKIIGVDLGGTFTKIGLVDSNTGKIIKKKEIETMVELGGDAVVKRISEGINELVGSETYEAVGIGSPGSIDIENGIVRFSPNFPDWIDFPLGPKLSNLLNKKVYVENDANSFALGEKWFGAGKGKKHIIVLTLGTGVGGGIISHDILITGANGIGAELGHVIINPKGRLCGCGNYGCLEAYASATAIIKMAYEGRKKFPDSIIFKNDKVTAKAVFDAAKSNDRLGLIIRDEVVEALAVAIASFIHTFNPEVVIIGGGISKAGEFLFKPLKSRVNELVMPSFKNSFEIIQSPLVENASILGAASIVLQRRKTT
- a CDS encoding carbohydrate kinase family protein, with the translated sequence MFYNEEKQLEKFDIYCIGKTNLDIFYYVNSIKLEENHIANEFYYYVGGKATNVAINLSNLGLKVALISVIGKDIFGNKILEILKNKNITFLGKTIEEDTAITSIIVDKNGKNTMFHNLGANSKFSPDLIPDKLDFSFIQSGIDCNSIIKTIDASKNVFLELSETSQFEKLKYHLKKIKYVSLNEHEINSIFRTNNTEKNLELLSKFANNILLKVGEKGLIYLDEHGKLYTIPAKKINVKNSTGAGDATSAAFIYGILKNWHIEKVLSFCIEYSTQILRSKFST
- a CDS encoding sulfide/dihydroorotate dehydrogenase-like FAD/NAD-binding protein, encoding MKLSNKITRKEKLAYGIHMLWIENELVAKNAKAGQFVIFRIYENGERIPITIAGTKNNEFRVIVKAVGKSTYELCRLREGDYIQDVVGPLGQPSEIRKYGNVLVVGGGVGIATIIPIVNELKKHNNKVDVILAARNKNYFILEEEFHEVDNLYFVTDDGSRGFKGFAHEMMEKLLKEKNYDVAWAIGPSLMMKACSDISRKYNLKIWVSLNAIMVDGTGMCGGCRVKINDELKYTCVDGPEFDGRFVDWESFNTRLTQYKEEEKLALKKYLEKVGDPIWL
- the gltA gene encoding NADPH-dependent glutamate synthase, with amino-acid sequence MAIKERTKPIERNPKERAKDFDEVSLGFDEKRAVAEAKRCLQCKIPTCIKGCPVGIDIPGFIKQIAEKNFEKAYKILKKYNSLPAICGRVCPQEVQCESACVLNKVNQPISIGNLERFAADWAFKENINDEIKIEKKKKQKIAVIGSGPAGLTNSAELAKRGYSVDLYEVFHTAGGVLVYGIPEFRLPKEIVKKEVKFLEMLGVNILLDIPVGFAIHPRELLENYDAIFIGVGAGTPKFMGIEGTELNGVYSANEFLTRINLMKAYKFPNTDTPVKFAKKVVVIGGGNTAMDAARSALRLGADVTIVYRRSEKEMPARKAEIHHAKEEGIKFLTLTQPIRYIGEKGKLVGIECVKMKLGEPDESGRRRPIPIENSNFIIETELAIEAIGTQSNKFLLSQFKGLNLNKWGYIVTDENGQTSLPKVFAGGDIVTGSATVILAMGAGKKAAYSIDKFLNS
- a CDS encoding DUF4382 domain-containing protein, giving the protein MRLRNVIFLVTALLLVLFGCMLNNPLQNQTSTVEVLLTDKPVSDVDKLLVHIVEFSYHYSYEDASGNEIGVWATPTNVATIVDILSLAGTEVSWLTVDIPTPATITQLRFYIDNATVTVSGVDYPVTIPNPEVKIPLINIFVSDSGQLILDFDVLKSLNYVPGTGEYRLKPVFRPTFRRGEVYKISGLVTESSMPVTSAYVALFDTNESTVLRTTLTKSDGHFCLGKWKNGDYVIKVYKITDLGTNITNISEDASQTVTINGEDAFVTIDIPTI